A genome region from Cumulibacter manganitolerans includes the following:
- a CDS encoding SDR family oxidoreductase, with protein MDLGIAGKSALVCASTAGLGAATARALAAEGVKVVFSGRRLELAEQQASAYPEGVAIEADISTVEGAMDLLEKAREAVGDIDILVLNGPGPRPGTATTVTGEDLHAAFESLMVVQHALVDVCLPHMRQQGWGRILSIASSGVIAPITNLALSSVGRMALGGYLKALANEISGDGVTVNMLLPGRIATDRMKSLDANTAKSTGKSIEEISAAGVKSIPAGRYGDPDEFGAVGAFLCSEQASYVTGSAIRCDGGAHGTL; from the coding sequence ATGGACCTCGGTATTGCTGGAAAGTCGGCGCTCGTCTGCGCCTCGACGGCCGGCCTCGGCGCGGCGACCGCACGCGCCCTCGCCGCCGAGGGCGTGAAGGTCGTCTTCAGCGGCCGCCGCCTCGAGCTGGCCGAGCAGCAGGCGTCGGCGTACCCCGAGGGCGTTGCCATCGAGGCCGACATCTCCACCGTCGAAGGCGCCATGGACCTGCTGGAGAAGGCGCGCGAAGCCGTCGGGGACATCGACATCCTGGTGCTCAACGGTCCCGGTCCCCGTCCGGGGACCGCTACGACGGTGACCGGCGAGGACCTGCACGCCGCCTTCGAGTCGCTGATGGTGGTCCAGCACGCGCTCGTCGACGTGTGCCTGCCGCACATGCGCCAGCAGGGCTGGGGCCGGATCCTGTCCATCGCCTCCAGCGGCGTCATCGCGCCGATCACCAACCTCGCCCTCTCCAGCGTGGGCCGGATGGCCCTCGGCGGTTACCTCAAGGCGCTCGCCAACGAGATCTCCGGCGACGGGGTGACGGTCAACATGCTCCTGCCGGGCCGGATCGCCACCGACCGGATGAAGTCCCTCGACGCGAACACCGCCAAGTCGACGGGCAAGTCGATCGAGGAGATCTCGGCGGCGGGCGTGAAGTCGATCCCCGCCGGTCGCTACGGCGACCCGGACGAGTTCGGCGCGGTCGGGGCGTTCCTCTGCAGCGAGCAGGCCTCCTACGTCACCGGCAGCGCGATCCGCTGTGACGGCGGCGCGCACGGAACCCTGTAG